From the Anaeromyxobacter dehalogenans 2CP-1 genome, the window ACGGAGGCCACGATGAGCACGTCGTTCCGGGTGAGCAGCGCGTGGGTGGCCGCGTGGCGCATCCGGTCGATCTCGTCGTTGATGGACGAGTCCTTCTCGATGTACGTGTCCGTCGAGGGGACGTACGCCTCGGGCTGGTAGTAGTCGTAGTAGCTGACGAAGTAGTGCACCGCGGCGGTCGGGAAGAGCTCCTTGAACTCCGCGTAGAGCTGGGCCGCCAGCGTCTTGTTGTGGGCGATGACGAGCGTGGGGCGCTTCACCTCGGCGACCACGTTCGCGACGGTGAACGTCTTCCCGGAGCCGGTGACGCCGAGCAGCACCTGGTGGCGCTCGCCGCGGCGCAGGCCGTCGGTCAGCTCGGTGATGGCCCGCGGCTGGTCGCCGGTGGGCTGGAACGCGCTCTGGAGGTCGAAGGGCACCGCGGGAATGTAACAGCCCTCCCCGGCGGGTTCAGCGGCCCCTTGCCGCGGGTTCCAGGCCCCACCTCGCTTCCCACCCAGAGTAATCTGGAGCCCCGCTCCGAAAGGCCCCCATGCACCCGCTCGTCCACGCCGTCCGCGCCGTCCCCCTGGTCCTCGCCCTCGCGCTCGCGGCGTGCAGCGGGGGCTCGAAGGCGTCGTGCCCGGCCGGCCAGACCGACTGCGGCGGCACCTGCGTCGACCTGCAGTCGAGCACGATCCACTGCGGCGCCTGCCTCCACGCGTGCGCGGCCGGCGCGGCCTGCACGGCGGGCGCGTGCGCCTGCCCGGCCGGGCAGATCCCCTGCGGCGGGCGGTGCGTGGATCCGGCCACCGACGCCGCGAACTGCGGGGCCTGCGGCCACGCGTGCGGCCTCGGCACCTGCGCCGGCGGCGCCTGCGCCTGCGCGGCGGGCGCGAGCGCCTGCCCGGGCGCGAACCCGGAGTGCGTGGACCTCCAGGCGGACCGGACCCACTGCGGCGCCTGCGACGTCGCCTGCGGGCAGCCGGCGCCGGACTGCGCGGCCGGCGCGTGCACCTGCAGCCCGCCCCGGACCGCCTGCGGCGCGGCCTGCACCGACACCCGCATCGACGCGTCGAACTGCGGCGCCTGCGGCACCGTCTGCCCGCTCACCAACGACGTGTGCCTGGGCGGGACGTGCCAGTGCCCGTCCGCCCTGCCCGACGTCTGCCCGGCGGCCGGCTCGCCGCAGACCTGCGTGAGCCTCGCGCACGACGTGCGGAACTGCGGCGCCTGCGGTCACGCCTGCGCCGCCGGCCAGGACTGCGTCGACGGGACCTGCGCCTGCCCGGCCGGGACGGTCGTGTGCGGGACCGGGAGCGGCGCCGTCTGCACCGACCTCCTCTCGGACCCCGCCAGCTGCGGCACGTGCGGTACCGCGTGCGCACCGGGGACGGCGTGCAGCGGCGGCCGCTGCCTGTGTCCGACCGGCGCGCCGCTCGCGTGCGGCGGGGGCTGCTGCGCCGGCACCGGCTGCTGCGAGGCGGGGACGGCCTGCCAGACGGCCCACGACAACGGTCTCGGGCAGAAGTACTACGACTGCGGCGCCCTGGACGAGCACACCCGGGCCCAGGCCGTCCTCGCGGCGCTGGCCTGGAGCGGCACGGGGACGACGTACGACGGCAGCACGATCTGCGGGACGTTCTGCCTCTGCCGGGAGACGGGCACCCAGGCGGCGGTCTGGTGCTACGCCGGCAGCCCGATGAAGGGCCTCGCCACCGTCAGCAACGTCGGGTCGTGCGCGATCGCCACCTGCCCCTTCGCGGGCGGCGTCGCCTGGCACTAGCCGGAGCGAGGTCCGTCCCCCTGGAACCTGCTC encodes:
- a CDS encoding MXAN_6577-like cysteine-rich protein — translated: MHPLVHAVRAVPLVLALALAACSGGSKASCPAGQTDCGGTCVDLQSSTIHCGACLHACAAGAACTAGACACPAGQIPCGGRCVDPATDAANCGACGHACGLGTCAGGACACAAGASACPGANPECVDLQADRTHCGACDVACGQPAPDCAAGACTCSPPRTACGAACTDTRIDASNCGACGTVCPLTNDVCLGGTCQCPSALPDVCPAAGSPQTCVSLAHDVRNCGACGHACAAGQDCVDGTCACPAGTVVCGTGSGAVCTDLLSDPASCGTCGTACAPGTACSGGRCLCPTGAPLACGGGCCAGTGCCEAGTACQTAHDNGLGQKYYDCGALDEHTRAQAVLAALAWSGTGTTYDGSTICGTFCLCRETGTQAAVWCYAGSPMKGLATVSNVGSCAIATCPFAGGVAWH